The nucleotide sequence TCGAGCGGACGAAGCCGCACGTAAATGTAGGCACCATTGGACACGTGGATCACGGGAAGACCACGTTGACATCGGCGATCACGCGGTGCCTGTCGAATAAAGGGCTTGCGGACGTAAAGAAATTCGAGGACATCGACAACGCGCCCGAAGAGCGGGAGCGGGGG is from Candidatus Abyssobacteria bacterium SURF_5 and encodes:
- the tuf gene encoding elongation factor Tu (EF-Tu; promotes GTP-dependent binding of aminoacyl-tRNA to the A-site of ribosomes during protein biosynthesis; when the tRNA anticodon matches the mRNA codon, GTP hydrolysis results; the inactive EF-Tu-GDP leaves the ribosome and release of GDP is promoted by elongation factor Ts; many prokaryotes have two copies of the gene encoding EF-Tu); protein product: MAKQKFERTKPHVNVGTIGHVDHGKTTLTSAITRCLSNKGLADVKKFEDIDNAPEERERG